In Clostridium ljungdahlii DSM 13528, the genomic window CATTTTGTATGGAGTTACATAACCAAACATAGATTCTCCTATTTTTCATTTAATATTTCATATATGGTTTTGGAGGTAGTATCTTTTATGGAATATCCAAGCAATTCTACCAGTTCATTTAATTCACTATCACTTTTAGTTTCTATTTCTATATAAGGGAAAGGACAGAAGGATGTATCATTTATGTCTATTTCAATTAAGCTGTTTTTATATCTGTAACTTTCCCGGTACTTTTTTATGGCTTGAAGTAAGTTTAGTCCAAGTGATCTAAATATTCTTTTACCTGCTTCTGCATCAAGTATTTCAGTTTCATTTTCTTCCATTACTTTATATTTTTCTTGACTTAAAAGTTTTTTAGTAGTCATGTAAAAATGATTTGAATTGTGGAGTAGATCTTCTACAACTCTTATTCTAGCATAACCTTTATTTTTTATGAGACGTCCATCTTTAAAGTCATATATATAATTTGTTTGATTTTCCATTTTAACATTTATAGCTTTCATCTGTTTTAGTTTTAATCTTATATGATCAGGATCTATTTTTATTATTCTTGTTTCGCATTCTTCCAAAGAATTCACTCCCTATGAAAAACTATTGTTATTTTGAATTATACCATAAAAGTTAATATCTAAAGGTTAAATTAATAAAAATTTAATAAGAGGCTTCCTTAAACCTAATAAGGAAGCCTCTTATTTTTTATTTTAAGGAATTTGCAGAACCAAGAACATTATCTATTTTGTATTCTACTACTTTTTGTATTTCATCTCTTCCTGCACCTAAGTATTTTCTTGGATCGAAAACTTCTGGTTTATCTCCAAAAGTTTTTCTCACAGCAGCAGTCATAGCTAATCTCAAGTCAGTATCCATGTTTATTTTACATACAGCCATTGAAGAAGCTTTTCTAAGCATATCTATTGGTATTCCTTTAGCACCAGCTAAATTTCCTCCATACTTATTGCAAGTTGCTACTGCTTCTTGATCTACAGCTGAAGCACCATGAAGTACTATAGGGAAGTTTGGAAGTTTTTCCTGAACTTTTTCAAGTATGTCAAATCTTAATTTAGGTTTGAAGTTTGGCGGGAACTTGAATGCACCATGGGAAGTACCTATAGCTATAGCTAGGGAATCTATACCAGTTCTATTTACAAAATCTTCTGCTTGATCTGGATCAGTATATATATGTTCTGCGGCAGATACATCATCTTCTATTCCAGCAAGTACACCAAGCTCTGCTTCCACTACTACTCCGTGGTCATGAGCATATTTTGCAACTTCCTGAGTTTTTGCTACATTTTCTTCATAATCAAAATGTGAGCCATCAAACATTACTGAAGTAAAACCATTCTCTACACACAGTTTTACAGTTTCAAAATCAGGACCATGATCTAAGTGAAGTGCAAGGTCAATACCTGTTTCTTCTATTGCAGCGTCTACCATGGCTTTTAAATATTTAGGACCTGCATACTTTATTGCACCTGCTGAACATTGCAAAATAACAGCAGAGTTTTTAGCCTTTGCTCCATTAACTACACCTTGAATTATCTCCATATTATTAATATTAAAAGCGCCTATTGAATATTTTCCTTCATAAGCTTTTTTGAACATGTTTTTAGTAGTAACTAATGCCATTATTATTCCACCTTCCAATATAATATTTTATAGCTATAATATAGGGATTCTAAGTGAAAGCTAGATGTATACACATGGATATATTATAAGCAATTCAGTTTATTCTTGTGTCTTATTAATATAAGAATAAAAGTTTTTTACATATAAATCTATAAGTTTAAGTTATGAACCCTATATAAAGTTTTTAAAGTTATGGACAAACTTATTTTTCGAACATTTTTACAATATTCGCTAGTTAAGTCTAAAGGTACTAAACGTACAATTACAGTATATCAGAAGTAAATAGTTTTTACCATAAATACAATATCGAATATATGGAATTTAAATAGAAAATTGCATTTAAAATAGATTTTGGATGTTTAGTTGCTCCATTTTCAGTATATGATGCAGCAAATTTTTTATTACATTTATAGAGGCTAGGGATTCTTCTCCATTTCTATATGTTATATGCTGCATTAATTTCCATAACTCACTGTTTATATTGTCTATTTCATTATGATTTGAAAAAATTGATACCTTTGGTGAATATTTTTCCCACTGAATCATGAAATTCTCATAATTTTTACGGGCTTCATTCCAGGAATTTGATTCAATAGATTTTTCTATTTTTATGTTTGAACTTTCTAATTTACTACATATTGTATTTAAATATTGTATTGAAAATAGTATAGATAACATCATCAATATGAATATGGTAAAAGATGTTATAGAACTTTTCATTTAATCACATCCTGTGTATTTTTTTCTTTTAGTTGGTAATAAAATTTCCCTTTTGAATCGAGTAAAGCTACTAATATATTTTTTGTAGAAACTATGCTGTTTTTCTTCATCATTTGTTTGAGCCAAGCTTCATCTTTTTTTGCTATAATCAAGTTTTTGAAGTTTATTTTACCATCCATTATGAGTGTTATGGGTAGTACATCTTGAGAAGGTTTTATTTTTAAATCTGTTTTAGTTACAGGGGTAAGTTCGGTTTTAGGTATAACAGAAAGTTGGCCACTGGTTTCAAGTATGGCATATTCTACATCGGATAAATTGTAATATCCCTGCATTCTCAGTTCTTCCATTAAATCATTTATATTGAATTTTTCGTCCTTTAATTTTTTTAAGTCCAGCTTTCCCTTATCAATTAGTATGGTTGGTTTTCCACTAAAAAATAATCTTATTTTTTCACTCTTAAGCTGAAGTAACGCTAAAAGAGTTTGTAAAGTCAAAAGAGTTATTATTGGAATTATACCGTGAATTATAGAAATTCTGGTATCTTGCATTGGAAGAGAAGCCAATTCGGATATCATTATTGCTACAGCTAATTCAAAAGGTTCCATTTCACCTATCTGTTTTTTTCCCATAAGCCTCATGGATATTACAACTAGTAAATATAAGATAATAGTTCTAAAAAGTACTATGAACATAAAATACCACCCTTCAAGTTCCAAATTATATATTGAAAATATATATCTATTTATATATTTACATTAATACAAAAAAATATAAGTAAAAACGAGAACATTTTAGAATAAATATGAAGTATAATGATAGTAGCACTTAATTTAGTAAGATATTTAAGTCAAAGGGGATGAATTATATGGGGAAGGTAAGTACTAAATTGATGTACAAAGATATTTGTGAAGCACAAGAGAAAGACAGAAAAGATATATTAAATCTTAAAGTTGGTCAGAAAGATATATTAGTTAAAAAGGGAACTAGTTTGTATAAAATATTTAGGGACAATTATCCTGTACAAGATATACCTGTGGTACTTGCAAAAGTCAATGAAGAATATTTTGAACTTACTAATTTATTAGAGAAATCTGGGACTTTTAAGATAGTAGATATAAGGGACAAGTTAGGAAACAAAACCTATGCAAGAACACTTCAATTTGTTCTTATTAAATCTGTATATGATTTATTTAAAGGGGCAAAAGTTACTATAGAGCATTCTTTAAGTAAAGGTATATTTGGGGAAATTCATAAAGATACTCCCCTTTGTGAAGAGGATATAAAAAAGATAAAAAAGAAAATGAAAGAGATAATAAAACAGGATATACCTATAAAAAAAGTAGGGATGACTAAGGAACGTGCAATAGAAATTTTTAGAAACTATGGCATGGAAGACAAAGTAAGACTTTTAAATTATGTAAATACAGATGAAGTAAAATTATATGAATTAGATGGTAGATACGACTATTTTTATGGCTCTATGGCATTTTCTACGGGAGTATTGAAGGTGTTTGATTTAATGTATTATGAGCCAGGATTTATATTAAGGTATCCTGTGGAATCTGATCCTTATAATTTGCCTAAATTTGTAGAATATAAAAAATTAAGTAAGATATTTTATGAAACTGAAAAATGGGGAAATATACTTGAAGTAGGAGATGTAGGATCCTTAAATCATAAAGTTGAAAATAAAGAAATTGCATACATGATAAGGGTAGCTGAGGCACTTCATGAAAAGAAAATTGCCTATATATCTGATATGATAAGCGAAAGAAAAAATGTAAAAGTTGTGTTGATTGCTGGACCAAGTTCTTCTGGAAAAACTACTTTTTCAAAAAGACTTTCAATACAGTTAAGAGTCAATGGAATAATACCGGTTCCAATTTCACTGGATGATTACTTTGTGGATAGGGATCATACTCCCAAAGATGAAAATGGAAATTATGATTTTGAATCTATATATGCCCTTGATTTAAAACTTTTTAATGATGATCTAGAAGCACTTATGAGGGGAGAAGAAATTGAAGTACCTACCTTTGATTTTAAAACAGGATGTAGAAAATGGGTTGGTAATAAGTTGAGACTGCCAGAAAAAGGGGTAATTGTAATTGAAGGAATACATGGATTGAACGAACTTCTTACTTCTGCTATTTCAAAAGAAAATAAATTTAAAATATATATAAGTGCTCTTACTCAATTAAACTTGGATAATCACAATAGAATAGCTACTACTGATGTTAGAATTATAAGGAGAATAGTTAGAGATTCTCTTTTTAGAGGCTATAGTGCGGAAGATACTTTAAAGATGTGGCCTTCTATAAAAAATGGGGAAGAAAAAAATATATTTGTATTTCAGGAAAATGCAGATGTTATGTTTAATTCTACGTTAGTGTACGAGCTATGTGTGCTAAAGGATTATGCACTTAAAGAATTGGACGATATAAATAACTCTAGTCCTGTATATTATGAAGCATTGAGGCTTAAAAGTTTCCTCCATTTCTTTAAATCAGTGGATGTTAATTTTGTCCCTGATAACTCCATTTTGAGAGAATTTATAGGGGGAAGTTGTTTCTATAGTTGATAATTGTTGTGGCATAAACAGAGTTCTTGGCATCAGGTTGAGTTTTTTGACTCAATCTGATGCTTAGAAATCGTTATCCAGGCGCGTAGCAGTACTTATGCCCCACTTCGATAGAAAATGGGGTGTTAACAATGGTAGCGATCGGATAAATAACTTTACTTTATGAGGTGAAAAAATGGATGAATCAGAACTTAGAAATTTGTTAAAAAATATTAAAGACAACAAAATAGGGGTTGAAGAAGGAATTGAAAAACTAAAGGATCTTCCGTTTAAAGATTTAGGATATGCTATGGTAGACAACCATAGGGAGATACGGGTTGGCTACCCTGAAGTAATATATTGTGAAGGTAAAACTGTAGATCAGGTAAAGGGAATTGTTGAGTTTATGCTTACCAAGGATAATAATATATTGGGAACTAGGGCTAGCAAAGAAATGTATAAAGCTGTAAAAGAAATTTGTCCTTATGCAAAGTATAATGAATTAGGGAGAACTATAACTATAGTAAAAAACTCTAAAGAGAAGACAGAATCATATATAGCTATAGTTACAGCAGGAACATCAGATATACCTGTAGCAGAAGAGGCTTTTGAAACTGTTAATATTTTTGGAAATAAAGTAGAAAAGATTTTTGATGTAGGTGTAGCGGGAATACACAGGATGTTTAATAAATTAGATATTATAAGAAAAGCTAAAGTAATCATAGTAATTGCAGGTATGGAAGGTGCACTTGCTAGCGTCATAGGAGGTCTTGTTGATAAACCTGTTATTGCAGTACCTACAAGTGTAGGATATGGAGCAAGTTTTGGAGGAATAGCTGCTCTTCTTTCAATGCTTAACAGTTGTGCCAGTGGAGTAAGTGTAGTAAATATTAATAATGGATTTGGGGCAGGGTATATAGCTAGTATTATAAACAAGCTTTAGGATTGTCTTGTTATATTTTGTGGATGTAAGTTAAAAAGGGTATGTTGTACTAAGAATGAACTAGTATAACATACCCTTTTTAGTTAACTATTTATTTCAAATACCTTATCTAATCGTGTCATATTAAAAATTTTCATAACATCTGCATTTCTAACTGAATAAAGTTTAAAGCTTCCGTTTATGTTCTTACACTTTTTATAAATTGAGACTAAAACTCCAAGTCCAGTACTATCAATAAAGGTACACTTACTAAAATCCAATGAAAAATTTTTTTCGCCTTTATCTATTAGAGAATTAAGTTTTTGTCTAAGATCATCTGCTTCGTCAACAGCAAAGTTTTCTGGTATTTCAATATTTAAATCCTTCATTTTAAATCACCTCAAATTGTAAATTTTTCCACAAGATTGTTTAAGGATACGGCTAATGCACTAGACTCCTCAGCACTAGCTGCCACATTTTCAATTGCTGAATTTTGTTCTTCGGCAGATGCGGCAACTTCTTCGCTGCTAGCTGCAGTGTTTTCAGTAATAGTGGCAACTGTATTAATAAGATTTACTATTTTGTCAGAAGTAGCAACTTCATCTTTTGTAACATCTACTATTTCATTTACGTTGTTTGATATTTGATTTACGGCGTCTATGATACTTACAAAAGATTTATCGGCATCTTTTGCTATTACTACACCAGATTCAACCGCGTCTTTGCTGGAATTCATGTTTTTTACAGCTTTGGTTATTTCATTTACCATTTTACTTACCAATGAAGATATTTCATTTGCGCCAGTGTTAGTTTCTTCTGAAAGTTTACGAACTTCTTCTGCCACCACGGTAAAGCCCTTTCCGTGTTCTCCCGCTCTTGCTGCTTCAATAGCTGCATTTAGTGCTAATAAGTTAGTTTGAGATGAAATACTGTTTATGGTATCAATAATTCCGCTTACTTTTTTGGAAAGCTCCTGCAGGACTTTTAAAGTAGTTTCTGTTGCAGTTGATGATTTACGGATATTTTCAATAGCATCAACTGTATTTTCAATTTTATTTCTTCCTTCTTCTGCAGTGTCCATAGTATGTTTGGAATTCTTTTTAGCTGTGAGTGCCCTATTCTGGGATATTTGAACCAAGCTTGACAGTTGGACCAAAACTTCTGATACTTCTACAATAGAGCTATTCTGAGTTTCAGCATCTTGTGCAACTTTTTCTATAGTGCCAGTCATTTGTTCTGTTGTAGAACTTATTTCCTCATTAGAAGAGGCTAGTTCTTCTGAAGAAGCAGCCAAATTTTCTGATGCATCTCTGACATTATGTATTGTATTATGCTGATGTTCAATCATTTTATTAAAGTATTCACCTAATGTCTGTAATTCGTCTTCTGTATTTATTTTAGCTCTTACAGTTAAGTTACCCTCACCAGCTTTGGTCATTAAACTTTCCAATTGTTTAATTGGGTTTATTATATCTCTCATAGAAAATCTATAGGATAAAAATATTGTAATAAGTAAAGCCAATATAGCTATTATAATTGTAAAGTTTCTAATACTTGCAGCAGGAGACATATATGTACTATAGTCAGCTTCTACTGCTATAATCCAATTATTATTGGAAACAAATTTTCCAAACTTACGTGATCCATTATAGCTATAGTATCCTTCGGAAGTTCCACTTGATTTAGCTTCATTTATCAAAGATTTTAATTGGTTGTTAGTGCTATTTAAAATATTCTCTTTAAATATCTTATCTGTTTTAGGATGGGAGATAATAAGTCCATCTTTATTAATCATATATGCATATCCAAAGTTACCTAATTTGACGTTAGATACTCCTTTAAAAGGTATTATTCCGATTAATGTACCTACAATTTTATTGTCAATTTTTAAAGGATGTGCAATTCCTATTACAGGTTTACCTGTAACTTTTGATATTAAAACAGTTTTTTTATTAGTGTTTTTAGAGCCTTCTAAGGCGTCTTTGACATAGTCCCTGTCACTATAGTCAACGTTATAATTTTCACTTGAGTTACTAATAATTCCTTTAGCTGATGCATTTGTGATAACTAGACTTTCTATTACACTACTGTTTTCTTTTTGTATTTTTTGTAGATAAGTATAGACTTCATTATTGTAAGTAGTATCGCCTGAAGCAATTTTTGCCATACGCTCATCAGAACTTAAAATTTTAATATACTCGTCTACTGAATCTATTTTTTCATTTATAGATTGTACTGTTTGACTTGAAGTACTTTCTAATTGGTTTTTAACTGTATTTTGCAATAAACTAGAAGTCCTAATATAAGAGAAAGTTCCTAAAATAATAAGAGGAACAGTTATAAATACAAAGAACATTAAACTTAATTTATTTTTTAAACTTTTTTTCATTAAAATACCTCCAAACTTTTATACTCTTGTTTAGTCGCCAAAACTCCCATCTTCGGTAAAAATGGGAGATAAGTAAATTTTGTACTTGGATAAGTTTTTTCAAATAATTATTAATGATAAATATTATTGTTATTTCCTAGCTAGCCAAGGATTTTTCTATAATTAGGGTATTTTGTTTTAATTCTATATGATCTGAAAGATTTTTAATGAGAAATAATCCTCTTCCTTCATCTTCTAGTATATTTTCATTATCTAATTGTTTGTTAATTATTGTATCTTTAAATCCAGTACCACAATCCTTAATTTCAAATTGAACATTTGAATCATCATATACATATTTTAAATAAATAGGTTTGTCCATGCTCATATTGTTACCATGCTTAAAGGCATTGGTTAAAGCTTCTGTAAGTATTAGCTTAATATCAAAATTATACTTTGAAGCATTTAACTCAGCAGTGATTTTATCGATAATCTGTTTGTGCTTGGACAAACCATATAGAATAAATTCATTACTTTTCATATCTAATCCTCCAAAATCATTTTATTTCCAAAGCTATTATTGTGCTGTCATCTTTTAATGCTCCGGTTTCATTGATTATGTTATTTAATTTAGCTTTCAAGTAAGTTATAAATTCAGTTAATGTGTGTGATTTAAGATAATTTTTTCTAATTTCATTATCATTAAATATGAAGTCCAACCCATCCGTAGGAAAATAAAATCTATCACCTTCTTTAAAGAAAATCACATTTTCATCAAATACTGCATTTTGAAACATACCTAGAAAAGGACCCCTAACTATGAATTCTTGTGGATTACAGTTGCTTTTTTGAAACATAAACTGGCTTATCCCAGCACCTGCTACTCTTGCTTCATTTTTCTTAAAATCTAAACTAAAACAGCAAGCAGCGATGCAGTGGTTATCACTTAAATAGTCAGCAATTTTTTTATTTAAAATTTTAACTATTTCAAGTGGATCACGGCTTATTAAAATTGCTTCACGAAATAAAACAAAAAATGCTAGTACATTAAGAGCTGCTGTAATTCCTTTGCCACTAACATCTCCAATTATTCCAAGAACTAAATCTTCATTTACTTTGTACAGCCTAAAAAAGTCTCCACTTACTGTTTTAGCAGGCATGTACAGGCTTTCTAATTTAAGTTTTTCAGGTATAGGAGATGTGTCTTCGATGTATTTTCTTTGAAGCTTAGAGGCTTCGTTTAGTCTCCTTTTCATATCAGAAATATTTCTAATTATTGCTTGAATCGCAGGACTGCCTTTATACATTAAATAACTTGCTGATATTTCTACATCTATTAGGGTATTACTATAGCGAATAATTTTATAGTCATATATGGATTTAGATTTTTTACCTTCTAATATCTGTTTCGCTCTTTTATGGGCGATTTTTATAAATTCCTTTGATATATATTTATAAATATTTTCTCCAATGATTTTATCATAGTCTGTACCTACTAAATTACAGGCCTTGTGATTCGCCAGTACAATTTTACTATCTACTGTTATAATGATTGCTTCTGGTGAAAGATTAATAATTTTGCGGTATCTTTCTTCACTTTCTCTAATTGTATTTGCTAATATTTTTTTCTTGGTAATATCTTTTTGCTGTTCTACAACAAATGCCACTTTTCCCAAATTGTCCATAACAGGATTATAAGTGCAATCCATAAATTTGTTATGCTCTGGAAAATATTTTTCTATTCTTATTAGTTTTTTAGTTCTAAGGGCTTCTTCTACACCGCAGTTTTTGCAGTTTTCTTTCATATTTAAAATTTCAAAACACTTTTTACCTTTAACTTCATCTTTAGTTTTTTTATAAAACTTACACCCAGCTTCATTAAAAAATAGAATCCTACCATTGGAGTCAAATACCTTTATAATATCAGTAATACCTTTTAAGACTCCTTCTAGAATCCATAAGTTATAATTTCCTTTATTTGCTTTATGTTTAGTAAAGCATTTTAAACTATCTAGGTAAAGTGTTTCTTTGTGATAAAGTTCACTTTCTCCTGATTTATAGTTCAAAGTATACCACCTCTGTACACACTAAATAATAAAAATAATTTTTCAAAATTATGGTACTGAATACTACCAATATAAATAATATACTCTAATGATACAATAATTATATGTTTTTTTAAAGCCATATTGTATTTAATTTCACTAATAAGAATTAAATGAATATGTTTACATTAAATTCAATACCATTAAATTTATATATGTAAGAGTAAAATTAATGCACTAATTATAAATTTTTATAATTAGTGCATTAATTTTATTAAATAATAATATAGTATACTATAGGCTTTCTAAGTGGAGGTTGGATTTGATATAGATCCAATTATTTTTAAACTGCGAAGGTTGAGTTAATAGTTAAAGACCAAAATGAATGAGGTTTTTCTTCACCATGTTGCGAAAATCTTAAATTTGAGGCAGGGTGATAAATATTGTCCCATAGAAAAATAATTGAAGATTATTATTGTGATGTAAATAATTTAGCAGAGCTATTATCTAAATTAACTAATTCCTATAGACTACTAATAGGTGGAGCTGGAGAATTAAATTCTATAGCAGGAGTGCATAAAGGTGAAGTTAAAGATTCCTTAAAGAGAGTATATAAGCTTGGAAATGTAATTGATAAAGTTGTGGATACATTAAAAGATTCTACTGAAGTATACTCAGAATACTGTAAAATTACTACTGAAGTTATAAAAGCAAAAATGCAAATTAAATACGTGGAAACAGAAATAGATGAAGAATTGTTTCTAAATAATTTAGACGATATGGATGAGGATGATGATACAAAAGGAGATTAAGTAAAATACATTTTTACTTAATCTCTTTTATAAAATGTAGTTATTTACTAAAATTAGAACTTCTTAAACCTATATTTACAAATCATAAGGTAAGAAAGTATTACGATAAGTAAAATGGTAAGTTCTGCAGGAACAGGATGTCTAAATGTAATTAAACAATATAAAGCCATAAACATACCTGCAAAAGTTATTGGAATACCAAAAAATTGTCCATCAAAATCAGTAATATTAAATCTTGCCAGTCTATATGCTCCACATATTGGTAACAATAATACTAACATATAACCTAATAATCCAAAAGTAGAAAAATTATATATATTAAATGTAAGAACTGATGGGGCAACTCCAAAAGAAACTAAATCTGCAAGAGAATCCAGTTGTTTACCTAATTCACTGGACACTTTTAAAAACCTAGCAACTCTTCCATCATATCTATCAGCTAAACATGCAAGTAGTATAAATATACCAGCCCATAAATAATTTTCCTGAAAGGACATCATTAGAGACATTACACCACAACTAAGATTAGCAAACGTAAACGCATTAGGCACTGAACTTCTAGCTATTTTAGCCACTGTGACCACTCCTTAAAAATAACAAAATTAAATTATATTCCCTCAACTTATTAAAAAGTATATAATTGCGTAAGTTAATTATACCTCATTTTATGAAAATAGTTAAGTACATAGTCTGTGTCTTTTCTATGACAAAATTGTAAATTTTTTGTTAAAAACATACAAGAAACTTCAATTCACAACTAAAATCATTTTGGAAAAGCCTTTAATGTAATAAATAGGTCATATATTTTCTATTGAATATTTATCAAAAATATGTAAATATTACATGTATAAGTTATAATACTAAAAACTATATACAGAATTTACTCTTTATTTTATTATATATTTAGTAATTTAATTTGTATTTTAAAATTAAAAAAAGGATAGTTGTGGATTTATGAGAAATAGTAAAGAAAGTATTTTTAAGTGTTTGATAGTATTTTTTTTGGTTTTTACTATCATATTTATTCTATACAAATATAAAGGAAATTTATATAGGATAAGTATGGATAGTATCAGAAGCTATATACAAAGCTATGGGAAATTTTCAGATATTATTTTTATTTTAATTTATACTATAAGACCTGTAGTGATTATATTGCCTGCATCTCTTATGTCAATAATTGCGGGGAGCATATTTAATTCATATATAGCTCTTTTGCTCAGTATGATTGGCTG contains:
- a CDS encoding class IV adenylate cyclase — protein: MEECETRIIKIDPDHIRLKLKQMKAINVKMENQTNYIYDFKDGRLIKNKGYARIRVVEDLLHNSNHFYMTTKKLLSQEKYKVMEENETEILDAEAGKRIFRSLGLNLLQAIKKYRESYRYKNSLIEIDINDTSFCPFPYIEIETKSDSELNELVELLGYSIKDTTSKTIYEILNEK
- the fba gene encoding class II fructose-1,6-bisphosphate aldolase, giving the protein MALVTTKNMFKKAYEGKYSIGAFNINNMEIIQGVVNGAKAKNSAVILQCSAGAIKYAGPKYLKAMVDAAIEETGIDLALHLDHGPDFETVKLCVENGFTSVMFDGSHFDYEENVAKTQEVAKYAHDHGVVVEAELGVLAGIEDDVSAAEHIYTDPDQAEDFVNRTGIDSLAIAIGTSHGAFKFPPNFKPKLRFDILEKVQEKLPNFPIVLHGASAVDQEAVATCNKYGGNLAGAKGIPIDMLRKASSMAVCKINMDTDLRLAMTAAVRKTFGDKPEVFDPRKYLGAGRDEIQKVVEYKIDNVLGSANSLK
- a CDS encoding DUF4363 family protein, whose protein sequence is MKSSITSFTIFILMMLSILFSIQYLNTICSKLESSNIKIEKSIESNSWNEARKNYENFMIQWEKYSPKVSIFSNHNEIDNINSELWKLMQHITYRNGEESLASINVIKNLLHHILKMEQLNIQNLF
- a CDS encoding DUF421 domain-containing protein; amino-acid sequence: MFIVLFRTIILYLLVVISMRLMGKKQIGEMEPFELAVAIMISELASLPMQDTRISIIHGIIPIITLLTLQTLLALLQLKSEKIRLFFSGKPTILIDKGKLDLKKLKDEKFNINDLMEELRMQGYYNLSDVEYAILETSGQLSVIPKTELTPVTKTDLKIKPSQDVLPITLIMDGKINFKNLIIAKKDEAWLKQMMKKNSIVSTKNILVALLDSKGKFYYQLKEKNTQDVIK
- a CDS encoding nucleoside kinase — protein: MYKDICEAQEKDRKDILNLKVGQKDILVKKGTSLYKIFRDNYPVQDIPVVLAKVNEEYFELTNLLEKSGTFKIVDIRDKLGNKTYARTLQFVLIKSVYDLFKGAKVTIEHSLSKGIFGEIHKDTPLCEEDIKKIKKKMKEIIKQDIPIKKVGMTKERAIEIFRNYGMEDKVRLLNYVNTDEVKLYELDGRYDYFYGSMAFSTGVLKVFDLMYYEPGFILRYPVESDPYNLPKFVEYKKLSKIFYETEKWGNILEVGDVGSLNHKVENKEIAYMIRVAEALHEKKIAYISDMISERKNVKVVLIAGPSSSGKTTFSKRLSIQLRVNGIIPVPISLDDYFVDRDHTPKDENGNYDFESIYALDLKLFNDDLEALMRGEEIEVPTFDFKTGCRKWVGNKLRLPEKGVIVIEGIHGLNELLTSAISKENKFKIYISALTQLNLDNHNRIATTDVRIIRRIVRDSLFRGYSAEDTLKMWPSIKNGEEKNIFVFQENADVMFNSTLVYELCVLKDYALKELDDINNSSPVYYEALRLKSFLHFFKSVDVNFVPDNSILREFIGGSCFYS
- the larB gene encoding nickel pincer cofactor biosynthesis protein LarB gives rise to the protein MDESELRNLLKNIKDNKIGVEEGIEKLKDLPFKDLGYAMVDNHREIRVGYPEVIYCEGKTVDQVKGIVEFMLTKDNNILGTRASKEMYKAVKEICPYAKYNELGRTITIVKNSKEKTESYIAIVTAGTSDIPVAEEAFETVNIFGNKVEKIFDVGVAGIHRMFNKLDIIRKAKVIIVIAGMEGALASVIGGLVDKPVIAVPTSVGYGASFGGIAALLSMLNSCASGVSVVNINNGFGAGYIASIINKL
- a CDS encoding STAS domain-containing protein, with the protein product MKDLNIEIPENFAVDEADDLRQKLNSLIDKGEKNFSLDFSKCTFIDSTGLGVLVSIYKKCKNINGSFKLYSVRNADVMKIFNMTRLDKVFEINS
- a CDS encoding methyl-accepting chemotaxis protein — encoded protein: MKKSLKNKLSLMFFVFITVPLIILGTFSYIRTSSLLQNTVKNQLESTSSQTVQSINEKIDSVDEYIKILSSDERMAKIASGDTTYNNEVYTYLQKIQKENSSVIESLVITNASAKGIISNSSENYNVDYSDRDYVKDALEGSKNTNKKTVLISKVTGKPVIGIAHPLKIDNKIVGTLIGIIPFKGVSNVKLGNFGYAYMINKDGLIISHPKTDKIFKENILNSTNNQLKSLINEAKSSGTSEGYYSYNGSRKFGKFVSNNNWIIAVEADYSTYMSPAASIRNFTIIIAILALLITIFLSYRFSMRDIINPIKQLESLMTKAGEGNLTVRAKINTEDELQTLGEYFNKMIEHQHNTIHNVRDASENLAASSEELASSNEEISSTTEQMTGTIEKVAQDAETQNSSIVEVSEVLVQLSSLVQISQNRALTAKKNSKHTMDTAEEGRNKIENTVDAIENIRKSSTATETTLKVLQELSKKVSGIIDTINSISSQTNLLALNAAIEAARAGEHGKGFTVVAEEVRKLSEETNTGANEISSLVSKMVNEITKAVKNMNSSKDAVESGVVIAKDADKSFVSIIDAVNQISNNVNEIVDVTKDEVATSDKIVNLINTVATITENTAASSEEVAASAEEQNSAIENVAASAEESSALAVSLNNLVEKFTI
- a CDS encoding ATP-binding protein, coding for MKSNEFILYGLSKHKQIIDKITAELNASKYNFDIKLILTEALTNAFKHGNNMSMDKPIYLKYVYDDSNVQFEIKDCGTGFKDTIINKQLDNENILEDEGRGLFLIKNLSDHIELKQNTLIIEKSLAS
- a CDS encoding PAS domain S-box protein, with protein sequence MNYKSGESELYHKETLYLDSLKCFTKHKANKGNYNLWILEGVLKGITDIIKVFDSNGRILFFNEAGCKFYKKTKDEVKGKKCFEILNMKENCKNCGVEEALRTKKLIRIEKYFPEHNKFMDCTYNPVMDNLGKVAFVVEQQKDITKKKILANTIRESEERYRKIINLSPEAIIITVDSKIVLANHKACNLVGTDYDKIIGENIYKYISKEFIKIAHKRAKQILEGKKSKSIYDYKIIRYSNTLIDVEISASYLMYKGSPAIQAIIRNISDMKRRLNEASKLQRKYIEDTSPIPEKLKLESLYMPAKTVSGDFFRLYKVNEDLVLGIIGDVSGKGITAALNVLAFFVLFREAILISRDPLEIVKILNKKIADYLSDNHCIAACCFSLDFKKNEARVAGAGISQFMFQKSNCNPQEFIVRGPFLGMFQNAVFDENVIFFKEGDRFYFPTDGLDFIFNDNEIRKNYLKSHTLTEFITYLKAKLNNIINETGALKDDSTIIALEIK